The window CTTGTGTATGAGAACATTGTAATGGAGAAGGTCATAGCCGAAATAGGATTCGTTTTGGCTAGAGCGCCCAAATCCGCTATATATTTGACACGGGTTTGCCGTAATGCTGGAACTATGGCGAATGCATCTATCGTCATTGATGCATAAATAAATATACCAATTAGTAGTGATTGAATTCCTTCTATGGTTCCACATGAGAAACCAGTACGAATATAACCTACATGTCCAATCGAACTATGAGCTAGAGGTCTTTTGACTTTCGTTTGGGCCATGGCGGCCAGTGCTCCTAAGATCATAGAAGCAATGCTGCAGAAAAAGAAGATTTCTTGTAATGTACCCTCATAggaagcaacaatagaaacacgtgACATATTTGCAGAAATAGAGATTTTAGGCGCAATAGAAAGGAATGTTGTCACCGGGGTGGGTGAACCCTCATAGATATCAGGTGCCCACATATATAGAGTCAAAAGAGAGATTGAGTCCAAGGGAGAGGGGGGTTTTCTTGGGGCTCAAGAGATTGAATAGATAGGGCCCCACAAGTTGTTAATTCGTCGCTGGGGAATTCACACAAAAGGGAAGGACTTATTCTCAACAAAAAAAGTGCTCTCTGAACCAAACGTGAAAGTTGTTTTCCATCAGACGGCTGTTCATGTAACTCCACTCTCGGCTTGGATTATATATCCATTTGGTCCGCTCTCGTCCATTCCACACGCTGCCTAGCAGAGACGTGGTTATCTGAAGTGGATTCTCTCTTTTGTAGTAGATGTCGAACCTGCTGCTCAGTGGGCGGGCGCAGCAGCTACATGGACCCCTTTCTTTATGTTGTTGCTAGCGCTTTCCCGGGCCAAGCTGGAATTATTTATTAGAACGTCGGCAGGCAAAGCCCGAAGGAAGGCTGCTATCCCCTCGACCTTCTTCCTTTTTGATGAAAAACAAATCGACATCTCAATCTCCGAAAGCGTTTTCCTTACCCAGCTAATATCCCCCCTTCGTCGAGCCTTTCCTTTAGTGGTAAGGGATATGCACCTTATTTGAACGTCGGCAGGCATTCCGGAATTCTCCTTTTTTGGCCCCGGGTGAACATAGGCTCAAGCATGATTGGAGGGGTCCTAGCTACGCCATGCATTCAATAAAAAGAAAGCAAGCCTCTGGGAAGCTGCAGGGATTACAAAAAGAGGGTGCTTTCCTGTGTTGTACTGAAAAAAGGACAAAGGAGAAGACGTTCTTCGACTTTCTTTCTTCCTCCTGTGCCCGCCTAAGCCCGGCCCGCGTTAGAGGGGAAGATTAGCAAAGCGGAAAAAGATAGAGGGAGGGGGAGCTGCATCTTATTCTCTTCGCGAGAACTTCAGGATCGGAGAAGCATTCGGAAGGGGCGAGGCCTTCATTTCGTTGGCAGAAGCAGAAACGATCCAATCCATTCGGGGCTTCGGGGAACCCAAAAACGAACTCTGTTTACTTTTTTCATAGATAGATGATATATATAGGAATAATATATACATCCCTTTACTTTAGATGTCTATGTATCTATTTTGGAATCATCTCCCGATTCTCTTTTTTTTTCTAATTCGCACTGCTCTTTCTCTCTAAATTGCATCAaagaaaatagagagagagagagcagatggATCCTATCCCCTATAACGAACACTCATTCCTATCTATTGATAGAAAAGAAAGATCTTCGTCACGGactttttctttgttcttttttttAGATTGGAGGAATTCCTCATATCCAAGGCAGCTCCCCATAAACACCCCACCCATATGACTATGCCCCCTTTTGAATTGACAGTATAGATTGGGCTTCATAGCTACTTTCATTCTAAAGACGAATATTAGTCAATAGGCAGGCTTCTTTCAGTAGCAAACATATTCATTTTCTCCGGGCTCCGCGCACCTTTGGTACTTCTGGAGGGCAAGCTGTTTTATAGTGACTTCTTTCTTAGGGTAGGGCGACGAATACTTCCAATTCCGGAAAGGTCATTGGGTCGCCTTTGGAATCTAAAGCGAAAGTTGTAGAAAGCCGGGAGAAAAAGCGAAAGCTTGCTCGAAACGGCCTATACCCTAACCCTCGGAAGCGAAGACGCAAAGCGTCACTTTTTTCAAAAGGAAGGAGTTTTTTCTGACTGAATCCATCCATAAAGCCACCAAGGAAACGAAGTTCATTCCCTTTCATCAAGTGGGTAAGGTAGGCAAACCGCTTAAGCTTTGCCTTAGACTGACGGAACAAAGCTAAGAAGTAGGCTGAATGGAAAAAGGAAAGGGACAAGGGCGATCGTCGCTTGGCGCGAAGGCTGCTGGTTTGGTACGGTACTAAAGGTCCTTGGACTTCCAATCGATTTTTCTTTTGGGCTGCTGTGAACCCTTGGATCTCGCCAATACAGCCTCCTATGGTTTTCGTTACCGAGATATCTTTTATTTTTTCCCAGGGATTTTTTGGGTAATCAGCTCCCATGCTGCAAACAGTCAAATCTGAACCTTGTCGCTCTTCTTTCCTCGTGGGCAGGAAGCACACCAGCAGCGTGCCTTGCGTGATTCCACTGTGTTTTTTGCACTTGAATGGGTGGACAGTTGACCGGAAGATAACTTCGATTCGCCCGGACAGCAGGCGGGCGGCGTGCTTATCTTGTGTGACAACACTA is drawn from Triticum dicoccoides isolate Atlit2015 ecotype Zavitan chromosome 6B, WEW_v2.0, whole genome shotgun sequence and contains these coding sequences:
- the LOC119324291 gene encoding NADH-ubiquinone oxidoreductase chain 2-like, whose translation is MWAPDIYEGSPTPVTTFLSIAPKISISANMSRVSIVASYEGTLQEIFFFCSIASMILGALAAMAQTKVKRPLAHSSIGHVGYIRTGFSCGTIEGIQSLLIGIFIYASMTIDAFAIVPALRQTRVKYIADLGALAKTNPISAMTFSITMFSYTRIPSLAGFCSKFYLFFAALGCGAYFLAPVGVVTSVIGRFYYIRLAKRMFFDRPRTWILYEPMDRDKSLLLAMTSSFITSSFPYPSPLFDLTHQMALSSYL